Proteins found in one Aliidongia dinghuensis genomic segment:
- a CDS encoding ribose-phosphate pyrophosphokinase — translation MKIITGNSNRPIAEAIAAYLNLPLTKASVRRFADMEVFVEIHENVRGEDVFVVQSTSYPANDNLMELLVTLDALRRGSARRVTAVLPYFGYARQDRKSGPRTPISAKLVANMITAAGADRVLTMDLHAGQIQGFFDIPVDNLVAAPVFVNDIKEKFAGRDLVIVSPDVGGVVRARSIARRLDADLAIVDKRRERAGVSEVMNIIGEVKGRHCVLVDDIVDSAGTLCNAAAALIEAGAVSASAYITHGVLSGGAVARVTSSPIQTLVATDTIQATEAVRVSHNIRQLTVAPLIGEAMRRISEERSVSSLFD, via the coding sequence ATGAAGATCATCACCGGCAACAGCAATCGGCCGATCGCGGAAGCCATTGCGGCATACCTCAACCTGCCGCTGACCAAGGCAAGCGTACGCCGGTTTGCCGACATGGAAGTGTTTGTCGAGATCCACGAGAACGTCCGCGGCGAGGACGTGTTCGTCGTGCAGTCGACCTCCTACCCGGCCAACGACAATCTGATGGAGCTGCTGGTCACGCTCGACGCGCTGCGTCGCGGGTCGGCGCGCCGCGTCACGGCTGTGTTGCCCTATTTCGGCTATGCGCGCCAGGACCGGAAGTCGGGTCCGCGCACGCCGATCTCGGCCAAGCTCGTCGCGAACATGATCACCGCCGCCGGCGCCGACCGCGTGCTGACCATGGATCTCCACGCCGGCCAGATCCAGGGCTTCTTCGACATCCCGGTCGACAATCTGGTCGCCGCCCCGGTGTTCGTGAACGACATCAAGGAGAAGTTCGCGGGCCGGGACCTCGTCATCGTGTCGCCCGACGTCGGCGGCGTCGTGCGCGCCCGGTCGATCGCGCGCCGGCTTGACGCCGACCTCGCCATCGTCGATAAGCGCCGCGAACGGGCCGGCGTGTCCGAGGTCATGAACATCATCGGCGAGGTCAAGGGCCGGCACTGCGTGCTGGTCGACGATATCGTCGACAGCGCCGGCACGCTGTGCAATGCCGCCGCTGCCTTGATCGAGGCCGGTGCGGTAAGCGCGTCGGCCTACATCACCCACGGCGTGCTGTCCGGGGGTGCGGTCGCCCGCGTGACCTCGTCGCCGATCCAGACCCTGGTCGCGACGGACACGATCCAGGCGACCGAGGCGGTGCGCGTGTCGCACAACATCCGCCAGCTGACGGTCGCGCCCTTGATCGGCGAGGCCATGCGGCGGATTTCGGAGGAACGGTCGGTGTCGAGCCTGTTCGACTGA
- the lgt gene encoding prolipoprotein diacylglyceryl transferase, with translation MIGVIPYPEFDPFAIHIGAFGIRWYALAYIVGLLVGWRYCLFLAKRAPALVKTTDVDDFLTWATLGVVLGGRTGYVLFYQFDLYRTDPLEIIRLWHGGMSFHGGAAGVTVALVLFCRNRKIPLFAFGDIITCAVPIGLFFGRIANFVNGELWGRPTDVPWAMVFPNGGPEPRHPSQLYEAGLEGIGLFLLAFVLDRVFKARLRPGVITGAFLIGYAIARSVSELFREPDRQLGFLIFGTTMGQLLSIPLLIAGVWLILRAKPVAAEMAA, from the coding sequence ATGATCGGCGTCATCCCCTACCCGGAATTCGACCCCTTCGCGATCCATATCGGCGCTTTCGGCATCCGCTGGTACGCGCTTGCCTATATCGTCGGCCTGCTGGTCGGCTGGCGCTACTGCCTGTTCCTCGCCAAGCGGGCGCCGGCGCTCGTCAAGACGACCGATGTCGACGATTTCCTCACCTGGGCGACACTCGGCGTCGTGCTCGGCGGGCGCACCGGCTACGTGCTGTTTTATCAGTTCGATCTCTATCGCACCGATCCGCTCGAGATCATCCGGCTGTGGCACGGCGGCATGTCGTTCCATGGCGGCGCCGCTGGCGTCACGGTGGCACTCGTCCTGTTCTGCCGGAACCGCAAGATCCCCTTGTTCGCCTTCGGCGACATCATCACGTGCGCGGTGCCGATCGGCCTGTTCTTCGGCCGGATCGCCAATTTCGTGAACGGCGAGCTGTGGGGCCGTCCGACGGACGTGCCCTGGGCCATGGTGTTCCCGAACGGCGGCCCCGAGCCGCGCCACCCGAGCCAGCTCTACGAAGCCGGGCTCGAAGGCATCGGCCTGTTCCTGCTCGCATTCGTGCTCGATCGCGTGTTCAAGGCGCGGCTCCGGCCAGGCGTCATCACCGGCGCGTTCCTGATCGGCTATGCCATCGCGCGTTCGGTGAGCGAACTCTTCCGCGAGCCGGACCGGCAGCTGGGCTTCCTTATCTTTGGCACGACCATGGGCCAGCTCCTGTCGATCCCGCTGCTGATCGCGGGCGTGTGGCTGATCCTGCGCGCGAAGCCGGTCGCGGCGGAGATGGCGGCCTGA
- a CDS encoding M24 family metallopeptidase: MAIHFTSEELAQRRAAAIAEMERRGLDGLLMFCQESMYYLSGYDTFGYVFFQCLYLGTDDRMVLLTRAPDLLQAEHTSVIEDIRVWVDGPAAKPAKELRTLLAGFGLAGKRLGVEWDSYGLTARNGQRLAAAFDGFAYLEDASDLVTRLRAVKSSAELAYVREAAKLADAALAAAHAETRPDAFEGDILAAMHGAVFRGGGDDPANEFIIGSGADALLCRYKTGRRHLSADDQLTLEFAGTYRHYHACLMRTVGVGRIDPRLRDMHSAAQDALFAAEAALKPGRPIGTVFDAHARTLDARGYRHARLNASGYGLGATFAPNWMDWPMFYAGNPVEAEPGMVFFIHIIVFDADAGLAMSLGRSSIVGSRGAECLSGAPVDLIVK, translated from the coding sequence ATGGCCATCCATTTCACGTCGGAAGAACTGGCCCAGCGCCGCGCGGCAGCGATCGCCGAAATGGAGCGCCGCGGCCTCGACGGGCTGCTGATGTTTTGCCAGGAGAGCATGTATTACCTCTCCGGCTACGACACGTTCGGCTATGTGTTCTTCCAGTGCCTCTATCTGGGCACCGACGACCGGATGGTGCTGCTGACGCGCGCGCCCGATCTGCTGCAGGCCGAACATACCTCCGTCATCGAGGACATCCGGGTCTGGGTCGACGGTCCCGCCGCCAAGCCGGCGAAAGAACTGCGGACGCTGCTCGCGGGCTTCGGGCTTGCCGGCAAGCGGCTCGGCGTCGAATGGGACAGCTACGGCCTGACCGCGCGCAACGGCCAGCGCCTCGCAGCCGCGTTCGACGGCTTCGCCTATCTCGAAGATGCGTCCGACCTCGTGACCCGGCTGCGCGCGGTCAAGAGCTCGGCCGAACTCGCCTATGTCCGCGAGGCGGCGAAGCTCGCCGATGCGGCGCTCGCGGCCGCTCATGCCGAGACCCGGCCGGATGCGTTCGAGGGCGACATCCTGGCGGCCATGCACGGCGCCGTATTCCGCGGCGGCGGCGACGATCCGGCCAACGAATTCATCATCGGGTCGGGCGCCGACGCGCTGCTCTGCCGCTACAAGACCGGCCGGCGCCATCTCTCGGCCGACGACCAGCTGACGCTCGAGTTCGCCGGGACTTACCGCCACTACCACGCCTGCCTGATGCGCACGGTCGGCGTCGGCCGGATCGACCCCCGGCTGCGCGACATGCATTCGGCCGCACAGGACGCGCTGTTCGCAGCGGAGGCGGCCCTCAAGCCGGGACGACCGATCGGCACGGTGTTCGACGCCCACGCCCGCACGCTCGATGCCCGCGGCTACCGTCATGCCCGGCTCAACGCCAGCGGCTACGGGCTCGGCGCCACCTTCGCGCCCAACTGGATGGACTGGCCGATGTTCTACGCGGGCAATCCGGTCGAGGCCGAGCCCGGCATGGTATTCTTCATCCACATCATCGTGTTCGACGCCGACGCCGGCCTCGCCATGAGCCTCGGCCGCAGCTCGATCGTGGGATCCCGGGGTGCTGAATGCCTCTCGGGCGCCCCGGTCGATCTCATCGTCAAGTAG
- a CDS encoding accessory factor UbiK family protein, which produces MQTDNRLLDDLSRVATGAFSALTGVREEIESRMREQFEKILSRMDVVAREEFDAVQTMAARARAEQEALAARVAALESQLAALAGAAGKPEPAARKPAATRAKKASGES; this is translated from the coding sequence ATGCAAACCGACAATCGCCTGCTGGACGATCTCTCGCGGGTCGCGACCGGCGCCTTCTCGGCGCTGACCGGTGTGCGCGAGGAGATCGAGAGCCGGATGCGCGAGCAGTTCGAAAAGATCCTCTCGCGCATGGACGTCGTGGCGCGCGAGGAGTTCGACGCGGTTCAGACCATGGCCGCACGGGCGCGGGCCGAGCAGGAAGCGCTCGCAGCCCGGGTCGCGGCCCTGGAGTCGCAGCTCGCGGCCCTCGCCGGGGCCGCCGGAAAACCGGAGCCTGCAGCGCGGAAACCGGCCGCGACTCGGGCAAAGAAGGCGTCGGGCGAGTCGTAA
- a CDS encoding class I SAM-dependent methyltransferase, with protein MTPLERQLAGEIRASGPIGVDRFMAAALGHYYGTRDPLGAGGDFTTAPEVSQVFGEILGLWSADQWQRLDGPLPVRLVELGPGRGTLMADMLRALRVVPALRQAVEIHLVETSPALRARQAATLAGSHPDVTPHWHDALADVPEGPMLLVANEFFDALPIRQWRRAGETWRERLVGLDAAGQLAFTLGPEGHPPIPPPNDAPDGALFETCEPALAVAREIGRRLSRAPGAALLIDYGHGRTAAGDTLQAVKGHAFAPVLAEPGEADLTAHVDFDALGQALAAVGANVAPLAPQGQFLIDHGANLRLDALLRGKDEDAALVLKAGVRRLLDPMEMGRLFKVLAATSPERSPP; from the coding sequence ATGACGCCGCTCGAACGGCAGCTCGCGGGCGAGATCCGTGCGTCCGGCCCGATCGGCGTCGACCGCTTCATGGCGGCAGCGCTCGGCCATTACTACGGCACGCGCGACCCGCTCGGCGCCGGCGGCGACTTCACGACCGCGCCGGAGGTGAGCCAAGTGTTCGGCGAGATCCTGGGCCTGTGGAGTGCCGACCAGTGGCAGCGCCTTGACGGCCCTCTGCCGGTCCGGCTGGTCGAGCTCGGCCCCGGCCGCGGCACGCTGATGGCCGACATGCTGCGGGCGCTCAGGGTCGTGCCGGCCCTGCGCCAGGCGGTCGAGATCCATCTGGTCGAGACGAGCCCGGCGCTCCGCGCGCGCCAGGCCGCGACGCTGGCTGGCAGCCATCCGGATGTGACGCCGCATTGGCACGACGCCCTCGCCGACGTGCCGGAGGGGCCGATGCTGCTCGTCGCCAATGAATTCTTCGACGCGCTGCCCATCCGGCAATGGCGGCGCGCGGGCGAAACATGGCGCGAGCGCCTTGTCGGGCTCGACGCGGCGGGACAGCTCGCCTTCACGCTCGGTCCCGAAGGTCACCCACCGATACCGCCGCCGAACGACGCGCCCGATGGCGCATTGTTCGAGACCTGCGAGCCGGCGCTTGCCGTGGCGCGGGAGATCGGCCGCCGCCTGAGCCGGGCGCCGGGTGCTGCCTTGCTGATCGACTACGGCCACGGCCGCACCGCGGCTGGCGACACGTTACAGGCAGTCAAGGGCCATGCCTTCGCCCCCGTGCTGGCCGAGCCGGGCGAGGCCGACCTCACTGCTCATGTCGATTTCGATGCGCTTGGCCAGGCGCTCGCGGCGGTCGGCGCAAATGTCGCACCCCTGGCCCCGCAAGGGCAGTTCCTGATCGATCATGGCGCCAATCTCAGGCTCGACGCCCTGCTGCGCGGCAAGGACGAAGACGCGGCCCTCGTCTTGAAGGCGGGCGTACGCCGCTTGCTCGATCCGATGGAAATGGGCAGGCTGTTCAAGGTCCTCGCGGCCACTTCCCCCGAACGGAGCCCGCCCTGA
- the pth gene encoding aminoacyl-tRNA hydrolase, with product MKLVVGLGNPGSKYERTRHNIGFMAVDAIVRRHGFRSPRDKFNGELYEGDIGGERVIALKPMTFMNNSGESVAPAARFFKIETQDVIVIHDELDLAPAKLRVKRGGGAAGHNGLRSIDAHLGQDYWRMRLGIGHPGRKDLVLHYVLQNFLPEETVWLDKEMPAIAEALPLLLAGQDSAFMSKVTLLMDPPQRTLKEERDAEAARAAKNGK from the coding sequence ATGAAACTGGTCGTCGGCCTGGGCAATCCGGGTTCGAAATACGAGCGGACTCGGCACAATATCGGCTTCATGGCGGTGGACGCGATCGTCCGCCGCCATGGCTTCCGCAGCCCGCGGGACAAGTTCAACGGCGAACTCTACGAGGGCGACATCGGCGGCGAGCGCGTCATCGCGCTGAAGCCCATGACATTCATGAACAATTCCGGCGAGAGCGTGGCGCCCGCCGCCCGCTTCTTCAAGATCGAGACCCAGGACGTCATCGTCATCCATGACGAGCTGGACCTGGCGCCGGCCAAGCTGCGCGTGAAGCGCGGCGGCGGTGCCGCCGGCCATAATGGCCTGCGCTCGATCGACGCCCATCTGGGCCAGGATTACTGGCGCATGCGCCTCGGCATCGGCCATCCCGGCCGCAAGGACCTGGTGCTGCATTACGTGCTGCAGAACTTCCTGCCCGAAGAGACCGTGTGGCTCGACAAGGAAATGCCGGCGATCGCCGAGGCGCTGCCGCTGCTGCTTGCCGGCCAGGACTCGGCCTTCATGAGCAAGGTGACGCTGCTGATGGATCCGCCGCAGCGCACCCTCAAGGAAGAGCGCGACGCCGAAGCTGCCCGCGCCGCCAAGAACGGAAAGTAG
- a CDS encoding 50S ribosomal protein L25/general stress protein Ctc translates to MSEIVTLEAEVRDRAGKGAARATRRAGRIPAVIYGDKKEPVMISLDPKEFGRQLNRGGFFSHLFDISVDGVKHRALPRDVQLHPVTDQPLHVDFVRVTASTKTHVNVPVQFENQAASPGLKRGGVLNIVRHDIELIVAAGNIPEQIVVDLTGLDIGDSVHISAIKLPEGAQSAIADRDFTVATIAAPTVRSEEAAAEAEGGETA, encoded by the coding sequence ATGAGCGAGATCGTGACCCTCGAGGCCGAGGTTCGGGACCGGGCTGGAAAGGGGGCCGCCCGGGCCACGCGCCGCGCCGGCCGGATTCCCGCCGTGATCTATGGCGACAAGAAGGAACCCGTGATGATCAGCCTGGATCCGAAGGAATTCGGCCGCCAGCTGAACCGCGGCGGCTTCTTCAGCCATCTGTTCGACATCAGTGTCGACGGCGTCAAGCATCGCGCCCTGCCGCGCGACGTGCAGCTGCATCCGGTCACGGACCAGCCGCTCCATGTCGACTTCGTGCGCGTCACGGCCAGCACCAAGACCCACGTCAACGTGCCGGTGCAGTTCGAGAACCAGGCGGCCTCCCCGGGCCTGAAGCGCGGCGGCGTGCTCAACATCGTGCGCCATGACATCGAGCTGATCGTTGCGGCCGGCAACATCCCGGAGCAGATTGTCGTCGACCTGACCGGTCTCGACATCGGCGATTCCGTGCACATCAGCGCGATCAAGCTGCCGGAGGGCGCCCAGTCGGCGATCGCCGACCGCGACTTCACGGTTGCGACCATCGCGGCTCCGACCGTGAGGTCGGAAGAAGCGGCGGCGGAGGCCGAGGGCGGCGAGACCGCCTGA
- the proC gene encoding pyrroline-5-carboxylate reductase, producing the protein MTSGKTEVLLVGCGKMGGALLAGWLKGGAVDRAVAVDPGPGPDVFAGDARVTVCRSGLDLPAGFAPDVVVIAVKPQMMADAAPVYRDIVQRGAVVLSIAAGKTIAHFEDLYGAATPVVRAMPNTPAAIGRGISVAVPNARVTPAQRALCDRLLQAGGAVEWVDDEALIDVVTATSGGGPAYVFLLIESLAAAGVAAGLPADLAMKLARTTVSGAGELARQSSETAEQLRKNVTSPNGTTQAALGVLMAEGGVPDLMVRAIAAATRRSRELAD; encoded by the coding sequence ATGACGTCTGGCAAGACCGAGGTTCTGCTCGTCGGCTGCGGCAAGATGGGCGGCGCGCTGCTCGCGGGCTGGCTCAAGGGCGGCGCCGTCGACCGCGCCGTCGCCGTCGACCCAGGACCCGGACCCGATGTGTTTGCCGGCGACGCGCGGGTGACGGTGTGCCGGTCCGGGCTTGACCTGCCGGCGGGATTCGCGCCGGACGTGGTCGTGATCGCCGTCAAGCCGCAGATGATGGCTGATGCCGCGCCGGTCTATCGCGACATCGTGCAGCGCGGCGCGGTCGTGCTGTCGATCGCGGCTGGCAAGACCATCGCCCATTTCGAGGACCTCTATGGGGCTGCGACCCCGGTCGTGCGCGCGATGCCGAACACGCCGGCGGCGATCGGGCGGGGCATCTCCGTCGCCGTGCCGAACGCGCGCGTGACGCCGGCGCAGCGCGCGCTGTGCGACCGCCTGCTGCAGGCCGGTGGTGCCGTCGAATGGGTCGATGACGAGGCGCTGATCGACGTCGTGACCGCGACGTCCGGCGGCGGGCCGGCCTATGTCTTCCTGCTGATCGAGAGCCTGGCGGCGGCCGGTGTTGCCGCCGGCCTGCCGGCCGACCTCGCCATGAAGCTCGCGCGGACGACCGTGTCGGGGGCCGGCGAGCTCGCCCGCCAGTCGTCTGAGACGGCCGAGCAGCTGCGCAAGAACGTGACCAGCCCGAACGGGACGACCCAGGCGGCGCTGGGTGTGCTCATGGCCGAGGGCGGCGTGCCGGACCTGATGGTCCGGGCGATCGCGGCCGCGACGCGCCGCTCGCGCGAGCTTGCCGATTGA
- a CDS encoding type III secretion system chaperone family protein: MTALSTETEIVAANPIDLVEEIVLANEWPHDRSSDEEMVVEISGRWCEYRLLFVWQEEISALHFSCSFDMKVPKARRQPVYELLATVNEKMWLGHFDICSDTGLPMFRHAVLLRGAMGASVEQIEDLVDMALTECERFYPAFQFVIWGGKTAEEAVVSAMVEPVGEA; this comes from the coding sequence ATGACCGCGCTTTCCACTGAAACCGAAATCGTCGCCGCGAATCCGATCGACCTGGTCGAGGAGATCGTGCTGGCCAACGAATGGCCGCACGATCGGTCGAGCGACGAGGAAATGGTGGTCGAGATCTCGGGCCGCTGGTGCGAGTACCGCCTCTTGTTCGTGTGGCAGGAGGAGATCAGTGCGCTCCATTTCTCGTGCAGCTTCGACATGAAGGTGCCGAAGGCGCGCCGGCAACCGGTCTATGAACTGCTCGCGACTGTGAACGAGAAGATGTGGCTCGGCCATTTCGACATCTGCTCCGACACCGGGTTGCCGATGTTCCGTCACGCGGTGCTGCTGCGTGGCGCCATGGGCGCCTCGGTCGAGCAGATCGAGGATCTGGTCGACATGGCGCTCACCGAGTGCGAGCGGTTCTATCCGGCGTTCCAGTTCGTGATCTGGGGCGGCAAGACCGCCGAGGAGGCGGTCGTTTCCGCCATGGTCGAACCGGTCGGCGAGGCCTGA
- the rfaD gene encoding ADP-glyceromanno-heptose 6-epimerase, which produces MIVITGGAGFIGSNLVAALEARGDQSLIVTDWLGTGDKWRNLGKRAVLAIVPPEELFDYLDDHRGEIETIFHMGAISSTTEPDADLIVRTNLTLSQRLWSWCAEGRVRLIYASSAATYGDGKAGFDDDWSSAALAKLLPLNAYGWSKHLFDRWAVRQIERGYPSPPQWAGLKFFNVYGPNEYHKGGQKSVVVQIAEHVLNGGRATLFRSHHPDYADGGQLRDFVTVQDVVSIMLWLYDTPKLSGLFNAGTGKARSFLDLANAVFAAIGRTPDIHYVDTPDNIRANYQYFTEARMERLKAAGCPVAPTSLEDGVRTYVQDFLMQTDRYR; this is translated from the coding sequence ATGATCGTCATCACCGGCGGCGCCGGTTTCATCGGGTCGAATCTGGTCGCGGCCCTCGAAGCGCGCGGCGATCAGAGCCTGATCGTCACGGACTGGCTCGGCACCGGCGACAAGTGGCGCAATCTCGGCAAGCGCGCGGTGCTGGCGATCGTCCCGCCCGAGGAGCTGTTCGATTATCTGGATGACCATCGCGGCGAGATCGAGACGATCTTCCACATGGGCGCCATCTCCTCGACGACGGAACCGGACGCGGACCTGATCGTCCGCACCAACCTCACTCTCTCGCAGCGGCTGTGGAGCTGGTGCGCGGAGGGCCGCGTGCGCCTGATCTACGCCTCGTCGGCCGCGACCTACGGCGACGGCAAGGCCGGGTTCGACGACGACTGGTCGAGCGCCGCCCTCGCCAAGCTCCTGCCGCTCAATGCCTATGGCTGGTCGAAGCATCTGTTCGACCGCTGGGCCGTGCGCCAGATCGAGCGCGGCTATCCGTCGCCGCCGCAATGGGCGGGCCTGAAGTTCTTCAACGTCTACGGCCCGAACGAATATCACAAGGGCGGCCAGAAGAGCGTCGTCGTCCAGATCGCCGAGCATGTGCTGAACGGCGGGCGGGCGACGCTCTTCCGCTCGCACCACCCGGACTATGCCGACGGCGGCCAGTTGCGCGACTTCGTGACGGTGCAGGATGTCGTCTCGATCATGCTGTGGCTCTACGATACGCCGAAGCTCTCGGGCCTGTTCAACGCCGGCACCGGCAAGGCGCGCAGCTTCCTCGACCTGGCCAATGCGGTGTTCGCGGCGATCGGCCGCACGCCCGACATCCATTATGTCGACACGCCGGACAATATCCGGGCGAACTATCAATATTTCACCGAGGCGCGCATGGAGCGCCTCAAGGCTGCCGGCTGCCCGGTCGCGCCGACCTCGCTCGAAGACGGGGTCAGAACCTATGTCCAGGATTTCCTGATGCAGACGGATCGATATCGATGA
- a CDS encoding RidA family protein, protein MGKEIVEVPVLSAAVRAMGVPLSLVTRGGGLVFVSGTPPLDIETGKLVRGDIEVQTEASLVALEHCLAAAGTGPENVLMVRIYAANAGYYGAINRVYARHFAQNPPARTFVPVASWPMEFDIEIECTALA, encoded by the coding sequence ATGGGCAAGGAGATCGTCGAGGTGCCGGTGCTGTCGGCTGCGGTCCGTGCGATGGGCGTCCCGCTGTCGCTCGTGACGCGCGGCGGCGGGCTCGTGTTCGTATCGGGCACGCCGCCGCTCGACATCGAGACAGGCAAGCTCGTGCGCGGTGATATCGAGGTGCAGACCGAGGCGTCGCTGGTGGCACTCGAACATTGTCTCGCCGCCGCCGGCACCGGCCCGGAAAACGTGCTGATGGTCCGTATCTACGCCGCCAACGCCGGCTATTACGGTGCCATCAACCGGGTCTATGCCCGGCACTTTGCCCAAAATCCGCCGGCGCGCACCTTCGTGCCGGTCGCGTCCTGGCCGATGGAGTTCGACATCGAGATCGAATGCACGGCGCTCGCCTGA
- a CDS encoding DMT family transporter — protein sequence MDHALSRRTAVCLFTLVVVAWGLNWLVTKAIVQSVVPLWATAIRTAIATVALFGLQLARGQLVLPRRGDLPVIIAIAGLHMVAFSTLVAFGLRFAPVGRSVVLGYTTPIWVAPGAWLFLGEAMTKRRLAGIGVSLAGLAVLFNPLAFDWHDRGAWAGDGLILLAALCWAANILYVRAHKWLSTPFQLIPWQTLLATTVLTTVAFAIDGPPQIRWNPALASAFLYSGVCGSALAYWAMAVVNRSLPAVTTSLGLLMTPVVGLLGSAVGLGEPVDVALVLALALILTGIALGTLPRRASGAAPCAAPSAASSVRP from the coding sequence ATGGACCACGCGTTAAGCCGCCGCACCGCCGTCTGCCTGTTCACGCTGGTCGTGGTGGCCTGGGGGCTCAACTGGCTCGTGACCAAGGCGATCGTCCAGAGCGTCGTCCCGCTTTGGGCGACGGCCATCCGCACCGCCATCGCCACGGTGGCGCTGTTCGGCCTACAGCTGGCACGCGGCCAGCTCGTCCTGCCGCGCCGCGGCGATCTTCCGGTGATCATTGCCATCGCCGGGCTCCACATGGTGGCGTTTTCGACCCTCGTCGCCTTCGGGCTGCGGTTTGCCCCGGTCGGCCGGTCCGTCGTGCTCGGCTATACGACGCCGATCTGGGTGGCACCCGGCGCCTGGCTGTTCCTGGGCGAAGCGATGACGAAACGGCGGCTCGCAGGCATCGGCGTGAGCCTCGCCGGCCTCGCCGTCCTGTTCAACCCACTGGCCTTCGACTGGCACGACCGCGGCGCCTGGGCCGGCGACGGGCTCATCCTGCTGGCCGCGCTCTGCTGGGCCGCGAATATCCTCTACGTGCGCGCGCATAAATGGCTATCGACGCCGTTCCAGCTCATCCCATGGCAGACCCTGCTCGCGACCACCGTCCTGACGACGGTCGCTTTCGCGATCGACGGACCACCGCAGATCCGCTGGAACCCCGCGCTCGCCAGCGCCTTCCTCTATAGCGGTGTCTGCGGCTCGGCCCTCGCCTACTGGGCGATGGCAGTGGTCAACCGCAGCCTGCCGGCCGTCACGACCTCGCTCGGCCTGCTCATGACGCCCGTTGTCGGCTTGCTCGGCTCGGCCGTGGGGCTCGGTGAGCCGGTCGACGTGGCACTGGTCCTGGCGCTGGCACTGATCCTCACCGGCATCGCGCTCGGCACGCTGCCCCGCCGCGCAAGCGGCGCCGCGCCTTGCGCTGCCCCCTCAGCGGCAAGCAGCGTGCGGCCGTGA
- the pgeF gene encoding peptidoglycan editing factor PgeF gives MHQSIVTLPALARLPGLRHAFFTRQGGTGDGLYASLNCGFGSDDAPERVEANRARAMALIGLPASALTTVHQIHSADVAVVEQPWPRAENPKADALVTDRPGVALGILAADCVPILFADAEAGVIGAAHSGWKGTRDRIGQATIEAMERLGARRQHIHAAIGPAIQQASYEVGPEFPRHFAAEGPEAEQYFAPSTRPGHFMFDLPGLVEAHLNALGLASVERSRHDTAAEPALFFSYRRATLSGEPDYGRGLSAIALTR, from the coding sequence ATGCATCAATCGATCGTCACTCTCCCCGCACTCGCCCGCCTTCCGGGCCTGCGCCATGCCTTCTTCACCCGCCAGGGCGGCACCGGCGACGGGCTCTATGCCTCGCTCAACTGCGGCTTTGGGTCGGACGACGCACCGGAACGGGTTGAGGCCAACCGCGCCCGGGCCATGGCGCTCATCGGCCTGCCGGCGAGTGCGCTCACGACCGTGCATCAGATCCATTCCGCCGATGTCGCGGTCGTCGAGCAGCCCTGGCCGCGGGCGGAAAACCCGAAAGCCGACGCGCTCGTGACCGATCGCCCCGGCGTGGCGCTCGGCATCCTCGCGGCCGATTGCGTGCCGATCCTGTTCGCCGATGCCGAGGCGGGCGTGATCGGCGCCGCCCATTCCGGCTGGAAAGGCACGCGCGACCGGATCGGACAAGCGACCATCGAGGCGATGGAGCGCCTGGGCGCCCGGCGCCAGCACATCCATGCGGCGATCGGCCCAGCGATCCAGCAGGCGTCATACGAGGTCGGGCCTGAATTCCCCAGGCATTTCGCGGCCGAAGGTCCCGAGGCCGAACAATACTTTGCCCCTTCGACCCGCCCCGGCCACTTCATGTTCGATCTGCCGGGCCTGGTCGAGGCGCATCTGAACGCGCTGGGGCTCGCCTCGGTCGAGCGCAGCCGCCACGACACGGCCGCCGAGCCGGCCCTGTTCTTCAGTTACCGGCGCGCGACGCTGAGCGGCGAGCCGGACTATGGTCGAGGCCTGTCGGCGATCGCGCTCACCCGCTGA